ATGTACAATCGCCGATATAATCAAGTACCGCCATGAGAAGGAGCGTCTTATCAAGAAAAAGGTTTCGGTGAAGCTGCCTACCGTCTACGGTGATTTTACGGTGCATCTCTACCGTTCGCAGGTTGACGAGTACCTGCACCTGGCTTTCTGTAAGGGTGATATCGGAATGGAGGGCGATAGCCCCGCGCCCCAGCACGACGAGCCCGTATTGGTGCGAGTGCATGATGAGTGTCTCACGGGCGACATATTCGGGTCTCTGAAGTGTGACTGCGGTGAGCAGCTGCATAACGCCCTGAAGATAATCCAGAAGGAGGGCAAGGGCGTTTTACTGTACATGCGGCAGGAAGGCAGGGGTATCGGCCTGGAGAACAAGTTGCAGGCATACGCCCTGCAGGAAAAAGAGGACCTGGATACCGTAGAGGCGAATGAAAAACTGGGCTTCCTTGCAGACAAAAGGGACTATGGCATTGGCGCTCAGATACTCAGAGACCTGGGGATAACCAAGATGAGACTTTTATCCAACAACCCCAGGAAGTTCAAGGGGCTTGCGGGTTACGGGCTGGAGATTGTAGAGAGGGTGCCCATCGTCGTTGCCCCGACGAAAGATAACATACGGTATCTGCAGACAAAGAAGAATAAACTGGGTCATTTAATAGACGTGGTCTAGGGGGGAGGAGGGAAACGTGCCTACAATCCTTAAATATATTAATGATGACGAGGCTCTGAGGATTGCCGCTAATATAGAGAAAAAAGGATACAATCTTTACATTGAGGCGTCCAGGCGGGCAAAGGGTGACAAAGCGAAGCTAATGTTCAGGCAGCTGGCAGAGGCTGAACAGAAACATTTAGTGCACTTCAATGACCTTCGGGCAAACCTGCATGAAAGGAAAGGGCAGATACCCTGGGGTGAAGACGATGAGCTGGTAAGTGCTTACATAAATAACCTGGTTCACACGGGGGTTTTCAGCGGTACAGGAAAGAAACGTG
The genomic region above belongs to Candidatus Bathyanammoxibius amoris and contains:
- a CDS encoding bifunctional 3,4-dihydroxy-2-butanone-4-phosphate synthase/GTP cyclohydrolase II, encoding MTYSSIPSILKDLKHGKMVVVVDDANREDEGDLTMAAEKVTPDAVNFMLNHARGIICLAMSEEMAESLDLPPMVTNNNAKFKTPFTVSIDARKGITTGVSVEDRATTIKMAVSKDCKPEDLVRPGHVFPLRGRRGGVLVRTGHTEGAVDLVRLAGLRHSAVICEIMAPDGKMAKLTGLKKFAEEHKIKICTIADIIKYRHEKERLIKKKVSVKLPTVYGDFTVHLYRSQVDEYLHLAFCKGDIGMEGDSPAPQHDEPVLVRVHDECLTGDIFGSLKCDCGEQLHNALKIIQKEGKGVLLYMRQEGRGIGLENKLQAYALQEKEDLDTVEANEKLGFLADKRDYGIGAQILRDLGITKMRLLSNNPRKFKGLAGYGLEIVERVPIVVAPTKDNIRYLQTKKNKLGHLIDVV
- a CDS encoding ferritin family protein, which produces MPTILKYINDDEALRIAANIEKKGYNLYIEASRRAKGDKAKLMFRQLAEAEQKHLVHFNDLRANLHERKGQIPWGEDDELVSAYINNLVHTGVFSGTGKKRGTTNKDITEIEACEVGIQTEKDSILFFGEAARLCKNRQGRKMFKALIEEEKQHLTDLAQHLGHLRQKKPSSGGKRK